The window GATTCCTGAAGCGTATGGGCGTAGATCAGCGCGGGATCGACGCGCCAGCCGCCGTCCGGGCGCCAATCAGGCGCGGGAAAACGGGCGAAGCTGTCGGGTTGCTTCCCTGCTGGGCCATTATGCGCGAGCCAGAGCTGCGTGGCTGGCAGGTTTAGCGCACTCGCGAGCCGTAGAAGCGCGTCATACTGACCGCTTCCGCCGATGCGCGCCTGATAGCGAACGAGTTGATCGGCCTTTGCCGTCTGGCCAATGGCGGTAAGGGCTATGGCGGCCCGGACGTTGGGACTGTCCTTCAGCTGTTGCCAGTCGGCTGCGCCGAAACGGGGCGCGACCTTTGCGCCGCCTACGGGCAGGCCAAGCGTTTCGCGGGCAAGGAGGCCGTAGAAGGTTTCTTCCGAACGCGCGGCGCTCTTCAACAGATTTTGAACTTTCTCCGCCTGACCGCAGACCATGTAGGCGCGGGCGGCCCAATAAGCCCCCGCAGCGCGCATGTCGGCATTACCGGCCAGAGCCGCCACATTGGCGAAAGCGGGCGCGGCCGAGACGCAATCATTTTGACGCCAGGAGGCAAGGCCATTGGTCCAGTGCGCCTGCGCCGCCCAGTCGCCGCCCGCGCGCGTCTCCAGCGCCCTGGCAGCCATGCGGCGTGCGTTGGCATCGTCGCTTTCGATATAATAGGCCCATGCGACGCGCTGGCGCACTTCGGTCAGGCCTTCTGGCGTGAGGCCTATTTCTCCCGTCGCCAGCAGCGATTCGGCGCCCGCCGGGTCATCATTCTTGATGAAGCCGCTTATCTGTCCGACCAGCGCCTGAGCGAGCGGGTCGGTCCTGGTGGTAGGAACATATTCCCGCCGGGGAGCAGAGCCGAGCCATACCATCTTCTGCACCTGGGGCAGGGCAGGTAAAATCGTCGCGCCGCGCTTTTGCGCCAGCCGGGACAGCTGGTCGGCGCTGGGCAACCAGGACGATTTGTTGATGAGGTCGAGCAGGTCGAACAATTCGACGCGCGGCGAATCTTTCGCCAGATAAAGTTCTGAAAGTGCGACTGGCCGGACTGGATCTTGCCCATCCAGCGACAGGATCATCGCCTTGGCTTCTGACCATTTCTGATCGGAAAGGGCCGCGAAGATGGCATTGTATCGCGCCTTGTCGCCGTCGTTGACCTGCAAGGGCGACTGCGCTCCGGTCGCGAAAGTCGCTGGGACCGAGGCGACGCTGTCCGCTTGCGCGGGCGTCGCGGCAGCCGCGCTGATGGCTGCCACGGCCAGGCAGGACGATCGGATAACGGCGCAAATCACTTATGCATTTCCTCGACCAGGCGTTGCAATGTCCGCCAGCTTTCCGCCTTCGCTGCCGGTTGCCCCAGCAGCAGCCGTGGATGGAAAGTGGCAAGGGCAGGCACAATGCCGCCATCATAGTTAAAAAAGTGTAAACTATCCATCCCGGCGCTGTCTTGTACAGGAAGGAAGGCGCGGATCGTTCGGTCGCCCATGATCAACAGCCTGTCGGGCATGGCCAGCGATATGTGGGTACGCATGCGATCGGCCGCTGTATTGAGATCGGCGGCTTCCACCATGCCGCCGGGTGGCCGGGAGGAAAAGAGCGACGCCATGTAGATATTGCCGCGCGAAAGCCCGATGGCGGAAAGCATGGCGTCGAACAGCCGCCCTGCGCGGTCGGCCAGCAATGAACCCGCTTCCATATCCGCTGGGTCCGGCATGTCGGTGATGACCATCAGCCGGGATTTGGCTTCCCCTTGCGGCAGGATAGGCGCGCCGGGCCAGCGGCGTTCGGGTTGCGCCGGATCATCGGCGAGCCAGGCCTTGAACGCGTCGAGCGTGGCTGGCTTTGCCGATGGGGCGGGAGGCAATGCCGGAGGCGGAGCGCTGGCGACAGCCGACCGCAGCCAGTTAACCGGCTGCTCGCCGGTTGCGCAATCGACGCCCGCCATATCCCACCAGGCCAGATAGGCGCTGGCGGCGGCCGCCATGTCTTCCTGCATTATTCCCCGCATCGATCTTCTAGGGCCAGAGGTTGACGCCGAGGTCAAGAATCTTCATCGGCAACGAGTGGTAAATCGTTTGAGTAATGCGGCCACCGGACAGCTGTGGGAAGCCGGCCGGTGCGCCACGATGGAGGGATTATGAGCGAACGGGAATCGATGCCCTATGACATCGTCATCGTCGGCGGGGGACCGGCGGGGCTGTCCGCGGCGATCAGGTTGAAGCAGCTGGCCAATGACACGGGTCAGGAACTGGCCGTGTGCGTGCTGGAAAAGGGTTCGGAAATCGGCGCCCATATCCTGTCGGGCGCGGTGATCGATCCCAAGGCGCTCGATGAGTTGCTGCCCGATTGGCGCGACATGGGCTGTTCGCTGGCCGATGTGCCGGTGCGCGATAATCAGCACTGGATGCTGACCAAGCGGGGCAAGTTGCCTGTGCCGCATATTGCGACGCCGCGCTGGATGCACAACAAGGGCACCTATACCGGATCGCTGGGCAACCTTTGCCGCTGGCTCGCCGAGCAGGCTGAAGGGCTGGGCGTTGAAATCTTTCCGGGCTTCGCCGCCGCGGAAATCCTATACCATGATGACGGGTCGGTGAAGGGCGTCGCGACCGGCGACATGGGCATTGACCGTGAAGGCAATCGCAAGGGCGACTATCAGCCGGGCCTTGAGCTGCACGCGAAATATACCTTCTTCGCCGAAGGCGCCCGCGGCCACCTGACCAAGATTTTGAAGCGCCAGTTCGAGCTGGACCGCGATTGCGAACCGCAGGTCTACGGCCTTGGCATGAAGGAATTGTGGGATATCGATCCCGCCAAGCACAAGCCGGGGCTGGTCATCCACACCCAGGGCTGGCCGCTGTCGGATGCCTATGGCGGCGGTTTCCTCTATCATCAGGCCAATGGTCAGGTGGCGTTGGGCTTTGTCGTGGGCCTTGGCTACCGTAACCCGCATCTCTATCCGTTCGAGGAATTCCAGCGCTGGAAACAGCATCCCGCAATCCGCGAATATCTGGAGGGTGGTCGCCGCGTTTCCTATGGCGCGCGGGCGATCAATGAAGGGGGCTGGCAGTCGGTGCCCAAGCTGGTGTTCCCGGGCGGCGCGCTGATCGGTTGTTCCGCCGGGTTCGTCAACGTGCCGCGTATCAAGGGCACGCATACCGCCATGAAGTCGGGCATGCTGGCCGCCGAGGCAGCTTTTGAAGCGATCCAGAACGAACGTGCCCGCGATGTGCTGGATGATTACGAAGCCCGCCTTCGTTCCAGCTGGGTTGCCGACGAACTGAAGCTGGTCAAGAACGCCGAGCCGCTGCTGGCCAAGTTCGGCAACACGATCGGCACCTTGTTGGCGGGCATCGACATGTGGATGCGCACGCTGAAGATCGGGCTTCCCTTCACGATGAAGCACAAGCCGGATAACGAAAAGCTGTGGCGCAAGGACGTCGCGCACAAGATCGACTATCCCAAGCCGGATGGCGTCATCAGCTTCGACAGGCTGTCGTCGGTGTTTCTGTCGAACACCAACCATGAGGAGGATCAGCCGGTTCACCTTCAGCTGAAGGATCCGTCGATCCCCATCAGCTACAACCTGCCCCTTTATGACGAACCTGCGCAGCGCTATTGTCCGGCAGGTGTTTATGAAGTGGTCGGGCAAGACGAGGGCAATCCGCGCTTCCAGATCAATGCGCAAAATTGCGTCCACTGCAAGACGTGCGACATCAAGGATCCGACGCAGAACATCAACTGGGTCGTGCCCGAAGGCGGTGGAGGCCCCAACTATCCCAATATGTAGGCGCCTGCTGCTGGCCATGATGCTACCGACGCTGGCGGCATTTCCCGCCGCCGCGTCGGTCGATCGGACGAGCGCACTACATGCCTATGCGCGAGGAAGGCTGGCCGACAGCGACGGCGCGCCGGTGAAAGCGCTGCGCAATTATCGTGATGCGCTCGCCAGCGACCCGGCGCGCATTGAGGTGGCGCGTCGCGCCTACCTCCAGGGTATCATCAGCGGCGACATGGCGCTGGCTATGCGATCGGCAAAGCTGCTCGACAGCAGTGGCGTGCTTCCTCGCGACGGGACGCTGCTGTTCCTTTGCGATGCGATGGCGCGCAGGGATTGGGACGAGGCGCGGCAGGCCGCAGACCGCATGGCGGGCGAAGGGAATTTCGGCTTCCTCGCCCGGATCGTCCGTAGCTGGATAGCGGTGGGCGAGGGCAAGGTTGCGCCGCCGGAAATAGATCCAGGGGATCGCTATGCCTCCCTCGCGCGGCGCTATATCGACGAGCATGTCGCGCTTCAGGCGTTGGGCCGGGGTGAGATGGCGGAGGCTGAACCGGCGATCAACCGCGCGCTCGCGCTGCGGACTGTGGACCTGGCGGAACTCCGGCTCACCTTCGCCGCTCAGCTGGCAGGGCGCGGCGCCAAGGCGCAGGCCCTGGCGCTGCTTCCCCAGGGTCAGGCCGCCTATGCGCGCGCCCGTGCCGATGTAGCGCGCGGCCGGAAAGGCGGGGCGGCGAGCAGGGCGTTGACGCCTGCCCAGGGCTTTGGGCGGCTGCTGGCACGGTTGGCGGCGGATATATCCTCTGATGAGAGCACGCGCATGCTGGGGATCAGGCTGGCGCGGATCGCGAGCTTCGCCAATCCCGGAAGGGCTGATAACGCGCTGGCTTTGGCGCAATTGCTGACGGAGGCAGGCTATGCCGATCATGCTGCGACAGAAGCGCGCAAAGTCGCTTCCGATGGCTGGTTCGGGTCGCTGGGGCGGGCGGCTCTCGTCGATGCCCTGGCGGCGTCAGGCGACATGGATGGAGCGCTCACGCTCGCCCGTGCGCTGGCCAGTGCAGAAGGGGCGGACACCGACAGGCTTGTCCGCTTGGGCCAGTTGCAGGCGCAGGCCAAGGATTTCAACGGCGCGGCGGAGGCTTTTCGAAGCGCGGAGCAGCGCTACCCGGCTGATGTGGTCCCTTGGACCCTGCTGCTGTTTCAGGGCAGCGCCCTTGAGCAGGCGGGACGTTGGGATGAAGCGCGCGTGGTGCTTGAGCGGGCAGCCAAACGCGCGCCGGAGGAGCCGGTGGTGCTCAACTATCTCGGTTATGCTCAGGTGGAACGGCGACAGAATGTCGCCGCCGCGCTGGAACTGCTGAAGAAGGCCAACAGCCTGAAACCCGAAGATGCCTCGATCACGGACTCGCTGGGTTGGGCACAGTTTGTGACGGGCGATGTGGAATCCGCTGTGCCGGTGCTGGAGCGGGCCGCCCAAGGCGCGCCGACAGATGCGACGATC of the Sphingobium herbicidovorans genome contains:
- a CDS encoding lytic transglycosylase domain-containing protein; translated protein: MICAVIRSSCLAVAAISAAAATPAQADSVASVPATFATGAQSPLQVNDGDKARYNAIFAALSDQKWSEAKAMILSLDGQDPVRPVALSELYLAKDSPRVELFDLLDLINKSSWLPSADQLSRLAQKRGATILPALPQVQKMVWLGSAPRREYVPTTRTDPLAQALVGQISGFIKNDDPAGAESLLATGEIGLTPEGLTEVRQRVAWAYYIESDDANARRMAARALETRAGGDWAAQAHWTNGLASWRQNDCVSAAPAFANVAALAGNADMRAAGAYWAARAYMVCGQAEKVQNLLKSAARSEETFYGLLARETLGLPVGGAKVAPRFGAADWQQLKDSPNVRAAIALTAIGQTAKADQLVRYQARIGGSGQYDALLRLASALNLPATQLWLAHNGPAGKQPDSFARFPAPDWRPDGGWRVDPALIYAHTLQESGFRSDVVSSAGARGLMQVLPGTGSDMGLSSPAQLFVPSTNMEYGQRYLENLRNMSATGGLLPKVMAAYNAGPVPVERWNNEVKDNGDPLLFMESLPYYETRAYVNIVMRNYWMYQIQAKGSADCLTGMAQGMWPTFPTAKGTRMVRLTQRSHLTAPSIAGGSD
- a CDS encoding uracil-DNA glycosylase family protein; translated protein: MQEDMAAAASAYLAWWDMAGVDCATGEQPVNWLRSAVASAPPPALPPAPSAKPATLDAFKAWLADDPAQPERRWPGAPILPQGEAKSRLMVITDMPDPADMEAGSLLADRAGRLFDAMLSAIGLSRGNIYMASLFSSRPPGGMVEAADLNTAADRMRTHISLAMPDRLLIMGDRTIRAFLPVQDSAGMDSLHFFNYDGGIVPALATFHPRLLLGQPAAKAESWRTLQRLVEEMHK
- a CDS encoding electron transfer flavoprotein-ubiquinone oxidoreductase, which codes for MSERESMPYDIVIVGGGPAGLSAAIRLKQLANDTGQELAVCVLEKGSEIGAHILSGAVIDPKALDELLPDWRDMGCSLADVPVRDNQHWMLTKRGKLPVPHIATPRWMHNKGTYTGSLGNLCRWLAEQAEGLGVEIFPGFAAAEILYHDDGSVKGVATGDMGIDREGNRKGDYQPGLELHAKYTFFAEGARGHLTKILKRQFELDRDCEPQVYGLGMKELWDIDPAKHKPGLVIHTQGWPLSDAYGGGFLYHQANGQVALGFVVGLGYRNPHLYPFEEFQRWKQHPAIREYLEGGRRVSYGARAINEGGWQSVPKLVFPGGALIGCSAGFVNVPRIKGTHTAMKSGMLAAEAAFEAIQNERARDVLDDYEARLRSSWVADELKLVKNAEPLLAKFGNTIGTLLAGIDMWMRTLKIGLPFTMKHKPDNEKLWRKDVAHKIDYPKPDGVISFDRLSSVFLSNTNHEEDQPVHLQLKDPSIPISYNLPLYDEPAQRYCPAGVYEVVGQDEGNPRFQINAQNCVHCKTCDIKDPTQNINWVVPEGGGGPNYPNM
- a CDS encoding tetratricopeptide repeat protein — translated: MLPTLAAFPAAASVDRTSALHAYARGRLADSDGAPVKALRNYRDALASDPARIEVARRAYLQGIISGDMALAMRSAKLLDSSGVLPRDGTLLFLCDAMARRDWDEARQAADRMAGEGNFGFLARIVRSWIAVGEGKVAPPEIDPGDRYASLARRYIDEHVALQALGRGEMAEAEPAINRALALRTVDLAELRLTFAAQLAGRGAKAQALALLPQGQAAYARARADVARGRKGGAASRALTPAQGFGRLLARLAADISSDESTRMLGIRLARIASFANPGRADNALALAQLLTEAGYADHAATEARKVASDGWFGSLGRAALVDALAASGDMDGALTLARALASAEGADTDRLVRLGQLQAQAKDFNGAAEAFRSAEQRYPADVVPWTLLLFQGSALEQAGRWDEARVVLERAAKRAPEEPVVLNYLGYAQVERRQNVAAALELLKKANSLKPEDASITDSLGWAQFVTGDVESAVPVLERAAQGAPTDATINEHLGDALWAAGRRYEARYAWRAASVFAEGEAAVRLNGKVKEGMKPEYAAP